In Persicimonas caeni, a single window of DNA contains:
- a CDS encoding amino acid permease gives MTSAPSTADLPAEGAAEEPSDTKLDKKLGLFDVFAVATGAMFSSGFFLLPGIAAAQTGPSVVLAYLISGLLVLPAALSAAELSTAMPRAGGAYFFLDRTLGPLMGTVGGVGTWIALVLKSSFALIGMGAYLAIFVDLPIKPVALALIAAFTVINLVGAKETTGLQRILVVVLVAVLGFFVFQGLWNVAELPQQQFSEQFSPFMIFGLSGLFSTVGLVFVSYAGLTHVASISEEVKNPDRNVPLGMFLALGCTVSIYVAGVLVMVALLDPAAFHEDLTPVATAGQAFFDWLPEPTGLVLVVAAAIAAFASTGNAGVMSSSRYPLAMARDQLVPSGFSKLNRFQTPTLGILVSAGTMAAAVLLLDVASLAKLASAIQLILFGLLCLATIIMRESKLEYYHPGFRSPLYPWTQIAGVIIPVWLIIEMGWMPVLFTLGVIVLALGWYFLYAHRRVKRGGALFHVFRRLGHQADTGLHHELRQVIADKGLNAEDAFEELVTTAIFIDIDGDVSFEDAMRTACTSVSKYLPVDAEVLRECLSKEFDSELMPVSHGAAVPHLRVDSFEGTQLVMVRLSRGAWISEEKPGLPHARIYAILCLIGPNEQADGHLRLLAKLAARVDEPGFVDAWLDAADEARVKALLLPNEQFFEVVVEESGPSRLLLDKPVGEVDVPEGALVAWLRRDGKIEVPAPDTTIRRGDHVIFIGHPEAIEDLRTMLEA, from the coding sequence GTGACATCTGCACCATCGACCGCCGACTTACCTGCTGAGGGGGCTGCCGAGGAGCCGAGCGATACGAAGCTCGACAAGAAGCTGGGACTCTTCGACGTCTTCGCCGTCGCCACCGGCGCGATGTTCAGCTCGGGGTTCTTCTTGCTGCCCGGCATCGCCGCGGCCCAGACGGGCCCGTCGGTGGTGCTCGCGTATCTGATCTCGGGCCTGTTGGTCTTACCGGCGGCCCTGAGCGCCGCCGAGTTGTCCACCGCCATGCCGCGCGCCGGCGGGGCCTATTTCTTTTTGGACCGCACCCTCGGCCCGTTGATGGGCACGGTAGGCGGCGTGGGCACCTGGATTGCGCTGGTGCTCAAGAGCTCATTTGCGCTCATCGGCATGGGCGCCTACCTGGCGATCTTCGTCGACCTGCCCATCAAGCCGGTGGCGCTGGCGCTTATCGCCGCCTTTACGGTCATCAACCTCGTGGGCGCCAAGGAGACCACCGGTCTGCAGCGCATTCTGGTGGTGGTCCTCGTGGCGGTGCTCGGCTTCTTCGTGTTCCAGGGACTCTGGAATGTGGCCGAGCTGCCGCAGCAGCAGTTCTCCGAGCAGTTTTCTCCCTTCATGATCTTCGGGTTGAGCGGTCTCTTCTCGACCGTCGGGCTGGTCTTCGTGTCGTACGCCGGCCTCACGCACGTGGCCAGTATCTCCGAGGAGGTCAAAAACCCGGACCGAAACGTGCCTCTGGGCATGTTTTTGGCGCTCGGGTGCACCGTGTCGATCTACGTGGCCGGCGTGCTCGTGATGGTGGCGCTGCTCGACCCGGCAGCGTTCCACGAAGACCTGACCCCGGTGGCCACCGCTGGGCAGGCTTTCTTCGACTGGTTGCCCGAGCCGACCGGGCTGGTCCTGGTGGTCGCCGCGGCCATCGCCGCGTTCGCCTCGACCGGAAACGCCGGGGTGATGTCGTCGTCGCGCTACCCGCTGGCGATGGCGCGCGACCAGCTCGTCCCGTCGGGGTTCAGCAAGCTCAATCGGTTCCAGACTCCGACCCTGGGGATCTTGGTCTCGGCGGGCACCATGGCTGCAGCCGTCTTGCTCCTGGACGTGGCGTCGCTGGCCAAGCTCGCCAGCGCCATCCAGCTCATCTTGTTCGGGCTGTTGTGCCTGGCGACCATCATCATGCGCGAGAGCAAGCTCGAGTATTATCACCCCGGCTTTCGCTCCCCGTTATATCCCTGGACCCAGATCGCCGGCGTCATCATTCCCGTCTGGCTGATCATCGAGATGGGGTGGATGCCGGTGCTCTTCACCCTCGGGGTGATCGTGTTGGCGCTGGGGTGGTACTTTTTGTACGCGCACCGACGGGTCAAGCGCGGCGGCGCGCTCTTCCACGTGTTTCGCCGGCTCGGCCATCAGGCCGACACGGGCCTGCACCACGAGCTTCGCCAGGTGATCGCCGACAAGGGGCTCAACGCTGAGGACGCCTTCGAGGAGTTGGTCACCACCGCGATCTTTATCGACATCGACGGCGACGTCTCGTTCGAAGACGCCATGCGCACCGCCTGCACCTCCGTGAGCAAATACTTGCCCGTGGACGCCGAGGTTCTGCGGGAGTGCCTGTCCAAAGAGTTCGACAGCGAATTGATGCCGGTGTCGCACGGCGCGGCCGTGCCCCACCTGCGCGTGGACTCGTTTGAGGGCACGCAACTGGTGATGGTGCGGCTGAGTCGAGGCGCCTGGATTTCGGAGGAGAAACCGGGGCTTCCCCACGCTCGTATTTACGCCATCTTGTGCCTGATCGGACCCAATGAGCAGGCCGATGGCCACTTGCGCCTGCTCGCCAAGCTCGCCGCGAGGGTCGACGAGCCCGGGTTTGTCGACGCATGGCTCGACGCCGCCGACGAAGCTCGCGTCAAGGCGTTGCTTCTGCCGAACGAGCAGTTTTTCGAAGTGGTGGTGGAGGAGAGCGGGCCTTCGCGCCTGCTCCTCGACAAGCCTGTCGGGGAGGTCGACGTGCCCGAGGGGGCGCTGGTCGCCTGGCTGCGGCGAGATGGGAAGATAGAGGTCCCCGCGCCCGATACGACTATCCGGCGCGGGGACCACGTCATCTTCATCGGCCACCCCGAAGCGATCGAGGATTTACGCACGATGTTGGAGGCCTAG
- a CDS encoding tetratricopeptide repeat protein translates to MTPPEPYGKLRASPVVCVEVRGARALWREVPEAMQKAVALLANAVDTLLETYRGARLDSHEAPIAASFDDVFDAVDWALALSDALVEVEWPDALVSQEAGAEVFGEGEGEDLLFRGLRVGLGVDMGVVHTRIDAMSGRSLACGPTLEAAGRLAAAAPTGGVRLGAAVVDLIAELAGIQAGTQALSEEHTWWLEQLAADTCEATALPQRLARNASHTPVPKPHDRRSNLPEPGGAFVDRVGEFNALAEALEGARRVAICGPAGAGKSRLAVEFARAWLAHHDARSPGRLEGAAEAWFCDLSEVQSTDEAVFSVARTTGVQIPRSEARAELDARLVAAIGERGPTLLVLDDVDALDDDFIDSVAHWLDGAENLYVLTTRQRQPRADGEVVMVDALGRSAARALLEELLERPTPIPLDARAPHLRDPDNLLEVVDACGRLPLALELIARATPHRSGSAPAGPDDDAPRDELERALARSWQMLDPAQQAALQACTVFAGSFTAEAAVSVIGATVDADAEELFAMLCQFSLLRTGAQPGEAARHVLLAPVRNFVGARADEELVAAARRRHIDYYAEWAKTLRAHLEGGDERAWLDRAGAELANLYRAADNAGADHPRRLVTIVEGLAEVDVRVGPLGGFGERNDAAVAAAREAGEPGLLVRALRTRAKNRMWGGRYEAAEGDCREAHELALELGDERVIAYTMSDLGFVLGMEGKEDESLPLVRQAAEMARDDEGFDVITVLTNAAIVARNRNEMDEATDYLHRALVRARRCENAFSQAAVLFFLGTILRQKQQWDEAIRYIDESRELFESVGDRRGRLVTSHELAACYTATDQIELAERCYAEAMELASAMGDREHTAVFFLGRGRSRFARGDYAAAESDLLEASIAVEEAGHIHLKIAILVCLAATYGALERTGEAKRYFERVDQIFEETDIARERSLFEVMYGYLDAAHARAAMRRGDEAEARRKLRDAYERADATPELPVARHEAQNLLAYLDARVEAGDLPAGASPKRSVLRVCEETRWFAIDDAEPVDISRRGPIRRILRALVDRRLEAPGETMTSDEIVAAGWPDEVLTAQSASQRLYTTISRMRALGLQDVLETFDGEYLISPVYTPVWVERS, encoded by the coding sequence ATGACCCCTCCTGAGCCCTATGGCAAGCTTCGCGCCTCCCCGGTGGTGTGCGTCGAGGTGCGCGGCGCGCGAGCGCTGTGGAGAGAGGTTCCCGAGGCGATGCAGAAGGCGGTCGCGTTGTTGGCCAACGCGGTCGACACGTTGCTCGAGACCTATCGGGGCGCCCGGCTCGACTCCCACGAGGCGCCGATCGCCGCCAGCTTCGACGACGTCTTCGACGCGGTCGACTGGGCGCTGGCGCTGAGCGACGCGTTGGTAGAGGTCGAATGGCCGGACGCCCTGGTCTCGCAGGAGGCCGGCGCCGAGGTTTTCGGGGAAGGGGAGGGCGAGGACCTTTTGTTTCGGGGCCTGCGCGTCGGCCTGGGCGTTGACATGGGCGTGGTGCACACGCGCATCGACGCGATGAGTGGTCGCAGCTTGGCCTGCGGTCCGACGCTGGAGGCGGCCGGCCGCCTCGCTGCAGCTGCGCCCACCGGGGGCGTGCGCCTCGGCGCCGCGGTCGTCGACCTCATCGCCGAGTTGGCCGGCATACAGGCTGGGACACAGGCACTCAGCGAGGAGCACACGTGGTGGCTCGAGCAACTCGCTGCCGATACCTGCGAGGCGACCGCCCTCCCGCAACGCTTGGCTCGTAATGCCTCCCACACGCCCGTCCCAAAGCCGCACGACCGACGCAGCAACCTGCCCGAGCCCGGCGGCGCGTTCGTCGACCGAGTAGGCGAGTTCAACGCGCTGGCCGAAGCCCTCGAGGGCGCGCGACGGGTAGCCATCTGCGGGCCGGCGGGCGCCGGCAAGTCGCGCTTGGCCGTCGAGTTCGCCCGCGCGTGGCTCGCCCACCACGACGCGCGCAGCCCCGGCCGGTTGGAGGGCGCGGCCGAGGCGTGGTTCTGCGACCTTTCGGAGGTGCAGTCCACCGACGAGGCCGTCTTTAGCGTGGCCCGCACCACCGGCGTGCAGATTCCGCGCTCCGAGGCGCGCGCCGAGCTCGACGCCCGCCTGGTCGCGGCCATCGGCGAGCGCGGCCCGACGTTGCTCGTGCTCGACGACGTCGACGCTCTCGACGACGACTTCATCGATTCGGTCGCGCACTGGCTCGACGGCGCCGAGAATCTGTACGTGCTCACCACGCGTCAGCGCCAGCCTCGCGCCGACGGCGAGGTGGTCATGGTCGACGCGCTGGGCCGCTCGGCCGCGCGAGCACTCCTCGAAGAGCTCTTGGAGCGGCCCACGCCGATTCCGCTCGATGCGCGCGCCCCTCACCTGCGCGACCCGGACAACCTGCTCGAGGTGGTCGACGCCTGTGGGCGGTTGCCGCTGGCGTTGGAGCTGATCGCGCGTGCGACGCCGCACCGCTCGGGCAGTGCGCCTGCAGGCCCGGACGACGACGCGCCGCGCGACGAGCTCGAGCGCGCTTTGGCGCGCAGTTGGCAGATGCTCGACCCGGCCCAGCAAGCCGCGCTGCAAGCTTGTACGGTCTTCGCCGGCAGCTTTACGGCCGAGGCGGCCGTCTCGGTCATCGGCGCCACCGTCGACGCCGACGCCGAAGAGCTCTTCGCGATGCTGTGTCAGTTCTCGTTGCTGCGCACGGGCGCCCAGCCCGGCGAGGCCGCGCGCCACGTGCTGCTCGCCCCGGTGCGCAACTTCGTAGGCGCGCGGGCCGACGAGGAGCTCGTCGCCGCGGCCAGGCGCCGACACATCGACTACTACGCCGAATGGGCGAAGACCCTTCGCGCCCATCTAGAGGGCGGTGACGAGCGCGCCTGGCTCGACCGCGCCGGCGCCGAGCTCGCCAACCTGTATCGCGCGGCCGACAACGCCGGCGCCGACCACCCGCGCCGGCTCGTCACCATCGTCGAGGGCCTGGCCGAGGTCGACGTGCGCGTCGGGCCGCTCGGTGGCTTCGGCGAGCGCAACGACGCGGCGGTGGCCGCTGCACGCGAAGCCGGCGAGCCCGGCTTGTTGGTGCGCGCGCTCCGGACCCGCGCCAAGAACCGCATGTGGGGCGGGCGCTACGAGGCCGCCGAAGGCGACTGCCGCGAAGCCCACGAACTCGCCCTCGAGTTGGGCGACGAACGAGTCATCGCCTACACGATGAGCGATCTCGGGTTTGTGTTGGGGATGGAGGGCAAGGAGGACGAGAGCCTCCCGCTGGTGCGCCAGGCAGCCGAGATGGCCCGCGACGACGAGGGCTTCGACGTCATCACCGTGTTGACCAACGCGGCCATCGTCGCCCGAAACCGAAACGAGATGGACGAGGCGACCGACTACCTGCACCGGGCGCTGGTGCGCGCCCGGCGCTGCGAAAACGCGTTCAGCCAGGCCGCGGTGCTCTTCTTTTTGGGCACCATCCTGCGCCAGAAGCAGCAATGGGACGAGGCGATTCGCTATATCGACGAGTCGCGCGAGCTGTTCGAGTCGGTCGGTGACCGGCGCGGCCGGCTGGTCACCAGCCACGAGTTGGCCGCCTGCTACACCGCCACCGACCAGATCGAGCTCGCCGAGCGGTGCTACGCCGAGGCGATGGAGCTGGCCTCGGCGATGGGCGACCGCGAGCACACCGCGGTCTTCTTCTTGGGGCGAGGTCGCTCACGCTTTGCCCGCGGCGACTACGCCGCCGCCGAGTCGGACCTGCTCGAGGCGAGCATCGCCGTCGAGGAAGCCGGCCACATCCACCTCAAGATCGCCATTTTGGTCTGTCTGGCGGCCACGTACGGCGCGCTGGAGCGAACCGGCGAGGCCAAGCGCTACTTCGAGCGCGTCGATCAGATCTTCGAGGAGACCGACATCGCCCGCGAGCGCTCGCTCTTCGAGGTGATGTACGGCTACTTGGACGCCGCTCACGCCCGCGCCGCGATGCGCCGCGGCGACGAGGCCGAAGCTCGTCGCAAGCTGCGCGACGCCTACGAGCGCGCCGACGCCACGCCCGAGTTGCCGGTCGCGCGTCACGAGGCCCAGAACCTGCTCGCCTACCTCGACGCCCGCGTCGAAGCCGGCGATCTGCCCGCCGGCGCTTCGCCGAAGCGCTCGGTGCTACGCGTCTGCGAAGAGACGCGCTGGTTCGCCATCGACGACGCCGAGCCGGTCGACATCAGCCGGCGCGGGCCCATCCGGCGCATCCTGCGCGCCCTGGTCGACCGCCGCCTCGAGGCCCCCGGCGAGACGATGACCAGCGACGAAATCGTCGCCGCCGGCTGGCCCGACGAGGTGCTCACCGCCCAGTCGGCCAGCCAGCGCCTCTACACCACGATCTCGCGCATGCGAGCGCTGGGCCTTCAGGACGTGCTGGAGACGTTCGACGGCGAGTATCTGATCTCGCCGGTGTACACGCCCGTGTGGGTCGAGCGCTCTTGA
- a CDS encoding autotransporter outer membrane beta-barrel domain-containing protein — protein sequence MTTRRFAIISLALLLSAHAVACSDDGGGDETNNPVADAGPDAADNDTGSEDAGQDANDASDLDAGDPQDASDTSDVTDPSDVTPDVEADAGDVTPDVEPDTGEDVGPPPVDDLDPTGGAWSTNYSMPGLQGPSGARGYVMAEDKASGGFYVGGIFDVAGGASATNIAHWDGTQWNTVGSISLAIDVHALATTANGDLYAGGEGGGGGGIGIGGSNTLEKWDGSSWSVFANIGGGFGTVVYDIEVLSDGRIAIGGQFGDVDGQLLDNLAVWDGTSWSMLGNGDAPNGAVRVIEERANGDICIGGDFADIGSLTVNRIACYDGTQWNALGSGMNSSVEELLDDGNTLLAAGTFSVTDANGNSSIGIGRWDGTAWDGVAGGMQGGSVTGVRALAHGPNGELFVGGTFTSAGSGTGQVGASNIAVLDANGTWSALGSGIFNTAGFVLGAVVGPNDFLVDDVNGTLTVAGLFSIVGDTFSLNIGKWDIGGTDDTSWSKVVGQGEFAGADIAVVTLATAPDDTVYAAGRFTTIGGKQISSLAQLTSTGWQEVPGAISGDIAEIVFDSNGHAYMGGSFTVASSTQNISNLAIWDGVDWSGFSAAVPGQITAMAIDANDTLYVAAHAPNANTSTVYEWTGSAWQQLGDAFDDYVQTMQVLPGGDLYAAGSFDGDINATTTLSKIARWDGSAWVDVGGGLSDRGRISASTVWDGKLVVVGHFDEVGSATAGSIAIWDGSAWDTLGGGLPPRFPNGPPPTVMAVTSKANGLFVSGTFPQIDTVPAKYVAWWDGQDWHALGDGLSDFAQALTVSDYRLFVGGPFTEAGGHPSYHIGEWDYAP from the coding sequence ATGACGACGCGAAGATTCGCAATCATTTCTCTGGCGCTCCTGTTGAGCGCGCACGCCGTCGCCTGCAGTGACGACGGGGGTGGTGACGAGACCAACAACCCGGTCGCCGATGCAGGCCCGGATGCTGCGGATAACGATACCGGCAGCGAGGATGCGGGACAAGATGCGAACGACGCGTCCGACCTCGACGCCGGCGATCCCCAAGACGCCTCGGACACCTCCGACGTGACCGACCCGAGCGACGTCACCCCCGACGTCGAAGCCGATGCCGGCGACGTCACCCCCGACGTCGAGCCCGACACAGGCGAGGACGTCGGCCCGCCCCCCGTCGACGACCTCGACCCGACCGGCGGCGCCTGGAGCACGAACTACTCGATGCCGGGGCTGCAAGGACCCTCCGGGGCGCGCGGCTACGTGATGGCCGAAGACAAGGCCAGCGGCGGCTTTTATGTCGGCGGCATCTTCGACGTCGCCGGCGGCGCCTCGGCGACCAATATCGCCCACTGGGACGGCACGCAGTGGAACACGGTCGGCTCGATCTCGCTGGCCATCGACGTGCACGCCCTGGCGACCACGGCCAACGGCGACCTGTACGCCGGCGGCGAAGGTGGCGGCGGTGGCGGTATCGGCATCGGCGGCTCGAACACCCTCGAGAAGTGGGACGGCTCGAGCTGGTCGGTCTTCGCCAATATCGGCGGCGGCTTCGGCACCGTCGTCTACGACATCGAGGTCTTGAGCGACGGTCGCATCGCCATCGGCGGCCAATTCGGCGACGTCGACGGCCAATTGCTCGACAACCTGGCCGTCTGGGACGGCACCTCCTGGTCGATGCTGGGCAACGGCGACGCGCCCAACGGAGCTGTGCGCGTCATCGAGGAGCGCGCCAACGGCGACATCTGCATCGGCGGCGACTTCGCCGACATCGGCAGCCTGACGGTCAACCGCATCGCCTGCTACGACGGCACCCAGTGGAACGCGCTGGGCAGCGGCATGAACTCGTCGGTCGAGGAGTTGCTCGATGATGGCAACACGCTTCTGGCCGCGGGCACCTTCTCGGTGACCGACGCCAACGGAAACTCGAGCATCGGCATCGGCCGCTGGGACGGCACAGCCTGGGACGGCGTCGCAGGCGGCATGCAGGGCGGCTCGGTCACCGGCGTTCGCGCCCTGGCCCACGGCCCCAACGGCGAATTGTTCGTCGGCGGCACGTTCACCAGCGCGGGCAGCGGCACAGGCCAGGTCGGCGCCTCCAATATCGCCGTGCTCGACGCCAACGGCACCTGGAGCGCGCTCGGAAGCGGCATCTTCAACACCGCCGGCTTCGTGCTCGGCGCGGTCGTCGGCCCCAACGACTTCCTGGTCGACGACGTCAACGGCACGTTGACCGTGGCCGGCCTCTTCTCGATTGTCGGCGACACCTTCAGCCTCAATATCGGCAAGTGGGATATCGGCGGGACCGACGACACGAGCTGGTCGAAGGTGGTCGGACAGGGCGAGTTCGCCGGCGCCGACATCGCCGTGGTCACCCTGGCCACCGCCCCCGACGACACCGTCTACGCAGCCGGTCGCTTCACGACCATCGGCGGCAAGCAGATTTCGAGCCTCGCCCAGCTGACCAGCACTGGCTGGCAAGAGGTCCCCGGAGCCATCAGCGGCGACATCGCCGAGATCGTGTTCGACTCGAACGGCCACGCCTACATGGGCGGCTCGTTCACGGTCGCCTCGTCGACGCAGAATATCTCGAACCTGGCCATCTGGGACGGCGTCGACTGGAGCGGCTTCAGCGCTGCCGTCCCCGGCCAGATCACCGCGATGGCCATCGACGCCAACGACACGCTGTACGTCGCCGCCCACGCGCCCAACGCCAACACGAGCACGGTCTATGAATGGACCGGCTCGGCCTGGCAGCAGCTGGGCGACGCCTTCGACGACTACGTCCAGACGATGCAGGTGCTCCCCGGCGGAGACCTGTACGCCGCGGGCTCGTTCGACGGCGACATCAACGCCACCACCACGCTGTCGAAGATCGCGCGTTGGGACGGCTCGGCGTGGGTCGACGTCGGCGGTGGCCTGTCCGACCGAGGCCGCATCAGCGCCTCGACCGTCTGGGACGGCAAGCTCGTCGTCGTCGGCCACTTCGACGAGGTGGGCAGCGCGACTGCCGGCTCCATCGCCATCTGGGACGGCTCGGCCTGGGACACCCTGGGCGGCGGCCTGCCCCCGCGCTTCCCCAACGGTCCGCCTCCCACGGTGATGGCCGTCACGTCCAAGGCCAACGGCCTGTTCGTCAGCGGGACCTTCCCCCAGATCGACACGGTGCCCGCCAAGTATGTCGCCTGGTGGGACGGCCAAGACTGGCACGCGCTCGGCGACGGCCTGTCCGACTTCGCCCAGGCGCTGACCGTCTCCGACTACCGTCTGTTCGTCGGCGGTCCGTTCACCGAGGCCGGCGGCCACCCGTCGTACCACATCGGCGAATGGGACTACGCGCCCTGA